The Armatimonadota bacterium genomic sequence GGCCGCTTGAGGTCCACCACGATGCTGCGCTTGTTCCGGTTCATCCCCACGTACGCGGCGGCCACCTGAGAGCCGTCCGGAAGCACGTAGAAGGGCGGCCCCAGCAGCCGGCCCCAATCCCCCTCGGGTGGCTCCACCTTGATCACGTCCGCGCCGAAGTCGCCCAGTAGCTGCGTGCACACGGGCCCTGCGGCCCCCTGGCTCAGATCCACCACCCGTACGTGTCAAGGGGTCGAACCATCCCGTCTGGCCTCCACCCCGGAGAGGTCCGCGGGCGGGAATCCCCGCACCGCGAATTCCGCAAAGTGCACCGCGATCTCCTCCGCGGTGAAGGGCCCCTCCCGCCGGTACCACTTCGCGATCCAGTTGCACATGCCGAGAATGGCCCAGCCAGCCAAGCGCACATCCGTGGGGCGGAACTCCCTCTGCCGGATCCCTTCCTCGATGATCTGCCGGAAGAACCCCCCGTACCGGTCCCGCTGGCTCACGTACGACCGCAGGCGATCCGGAGCCAGGTTCTTGCCCTCCTCGATGAAGCACACCACGTTGTCCAGGTCCTCGATGAGGTGGACCACGTGGTTCTGCACCGCCAACCGCAGTCGTTCGGAAGGGGAGAGGGGACTGCGGGCGATGCGCTCCAGCCGGCGGATGGCCCGATCTACGGTGTGCCGCAGCACCTGGAGGAGGATGTCCTGCTTGCCGCGGAAGTGGTGGTAGAGGCTGCTCTTGGCAAGGCCCACCGCCTCCGCGATGTCCCGCATGCTGGTCCCCTTGTAGCCCTTCGTACGGAAGAGGAAGGCTGCAGCTCGCAGGATGTGCTCCCGCCGCTTCTCCCCGTCCCGAGGCGCCACTAAGGGAATCCGGGACGTCCGGGATTGCCTGTGGGTTCGGTCCCGCAGCGTCAGACGTCCCACCCTCTTACCTCTCCCCACGGCCCTCCAAATCCCCGTGGAGGGACCGGCCCAGACTCAGACCCAGCTCCAGCGCCCGCAGGTTCTGCTGGAGCAGGACTCCCCGCACCCGGTTTCGGATCGCCCGTTCCAGGGAAGCGGGACGCACCACCGCCGTAAGGGCCGCTAGAACTCACAGGGCTGCTACGTTCCCCACGGTCTCTGTACCCAGCGCCTCCCGTACGGAACGGTAGACGGGAACGCACCACGCGGTGAACTCCCCCCGGCCGTAGGTCTTTCACGTATCCGTCCAAAGCCTCCTAGGTGAGGGCCACCAGTACATCCACCCAGATACTCACGGGGTAGTCCAGGGGTTCGTCTGCCACCACCACGTCCCCCCGTGCGGCACCCCCTCTCGCTTCGGGGCCGAAGGCGTGGAAGCAACTGGCCCACCGCCCCTCCTGCAGCGCGGCCTCCGCCAGCAGGATGCTTCCCAGGATCACCCCCTAGCCCCCGGAGCCCGCAATCCGCACCACCGTGCGCTGCATCTTACGCCTCCCCGTGGGTCCAGCACATCTCCGCGAACTCCGGACGGGATTCCCGATGCAGGATCCCAAACCGCAACCCCTC encodes the following:
- a CDS encoding TetR/AcrR family transcriptional regulator, producing the protein MGRLTLRDRTHRQSRTSRIPLVAPRDGEKRREHILRAAAFLFRTKGYKGTSMRDIAEAVGLAKSSLYHHFRGKQDILLQVLRHTVDRAIRRLERIARSPLSPSERLRLAVQNHVVHLIEDLDNVVCFIEEGKNLAPDRLRSYVSQRDRYGGFFRQIIEEGIRQREFRPTDVRLAGWAILGMCNWIAKWYRREGPFTAEEIAVHFAEFAVRGFPPADLSGVEARRDGSTP